One window of Saccharopolyspora phatthalungensis genomic DNA carries:
- a CDS encoding cell division protein FtsQ/DivIB — MTPTRRRAPARPGLRSTRGRPVRGGAMAPPRWRRWALPALLTVATLVAVVLYFTPLLGVRSVQVVGNSRLGQDEVVRAAGIESGTPMLQVDVDEIRARLQAVPKIAAAQVSLSWPSTVRVQVTERIPVAFLVARNGIQLVDADGVPFDVVPQLPADLPELRVRAASQNDATTRAAMTVLMALPQSVRAEVTAVIAERSNAIRLLLTGDREVAWGALEETPRKAAILPPLLTRPGKVYDVTTPALPTVA; from the coding sequence GTGACCCCGACGCGTCGCCGCGCCCCGGCGCGCCCCGGGCTGCGCAGCACCCGAGGCCGCCCGGTGCGGGGCGGCGCGATGGCACCGCCGAGGTGGCGCCGCTGGGCGCTTCCGGCGCTGTTAACGGTGGCGACGTTGGTGGCGGTCGTGCTGTATTTCACGCCACTGCTGGGGGTCCGGTCGGTGCAGGTCGTCGGCAACTCGAGGCTCGGCCAGGACGAGGTGGTGCGGGCCGCGGGCATCGAATCCGGCACTCCGATGCTGCAGGTCGATGTCGACGAGATCCGCGCCCGGCTGCAGGCGGTGCCGAAGATCGCGGCGGCCCAGGTGTCGCTGAGCTGGCCGTCCACGGTGCGGGTCCAGGTCACGGAGCGGATTCCGGTGGCGTTCCTGGTGGCGCGTAACGGGATCCAGCTCGTCGATGCCGATGGCGTGCCGTTCGACGTGGTTCCGCAACTTCCGGCCGATTTGCCGGAGCTCCGCGTCCGGGCGGCGTCCCAGAACGATGCGACGACGCGGGCGGCGATGACGGTCCTGATGGCCCTGCCGCAGTCGGTGCGGGCCGAGGTCACGGCGGTGATCGCGGAGCGGTCGAATGCGATCCGCCTGCTGTTGACGGGTGACCGCGAGGTCGCCTGGGGAGCCCTGGAGGAAACCCCCCGGAAGGCGGCGATTCTCCCGCCGCTGCTGACCCGCCCGGGCAAGGTCTACGACGTGACCACCCCGGCACTGCCCACTGTGGCCTGA
- the murC gene encoding UDP-N-acetylmuramate--L-alanine ligase — MTGPSPSNFETVELEALLARVHLVGIGGAGMSGIARILLARGQQVSGSDARDSRTVLALRAQGARIGIGHQAENLDQFDADPTAVVVSTAIKLDNAELVEAQRRGITVLRRAEALAALMAGHRVACVAGTHGKTSTTSMLTVALQHCRFDPSFAIGGDLNDSGANAHHGDGSIFVAEADESDGSFLVFAPSVAVVTNVEPDHLDHHGTAEAYTEVFEEFVRRIEPGGVLIACSDDPGAAELADRAAAAGVRVRRYGKSATGDGDALLVGYRPEHASGVACVELGGDRVDVRVSVPGEHMAGNAVAALLAGLELGAPLGGLLDGLAAFGGVRRRFEFKGRADGVRVYDDYAHHPTEVDAQLRAVRPVVGDGRLIVVFQPHLFSRTAAFAGEFATALGLADEVVVLDVYGAREDPQPGVTGELIAGEVPLPAENVHYEPSFTAAAPRVASLARPGDLVLTMGAGDVTMLGPEILREIDPDAGEE; from the coding sequence ATGACCGGACCGTCCCCATCAAACTTTGAAACCGTGGAGCTCGAAGCCTTGTTGGCGCGGGTGCACCTGGTCGGCATCGGCGGGGCCGGGATGAGTGGCATCGCCCGCATCCTGCTGGCTCGCGGGCAGCAGGTGTCCGGTTCGGACGCCCGCGACTCGCGCACCGTGCTCGCGCTGCGCGCGCAGGGCGCGCGCATCGGCATCGGCCACCAGGCGGAGAACCTGGACCAGTTCGACGCGGACCCGACGGCGGTCGTGGTGTCCACGGCCATCAAGCTGGACAACGCGGAGCTGGTCGAGGCGCAGCGGCGCGGGATCACCGTGCTGCGCCGGGCCGAGGCACTGGCCGCGCTGATGGCCGGGCACCGGGTCGCTTGCGTGGCGGGCACCCACGGCAAGACGTCCACGACCTCGATGCTGACCGTCGCGTTGCAGCACTGCCGGTTCGACCCGTCCTTCGCTATCGGCGGTGACCTGAACGACTCGGGCGCGAACGCGCACCACGGCGACGGCAGCATCTTCGTCGCCGAGGCGGACGAGAGCGACGGATCGTTCCTGGTGTTCGCGCCGTCGGTGGCGGTGGTGACCAACGTCGAGCCCGACCACCTGGACCACCACGGCACCGCCGAGGCCTACACCGAGGTCTTCGAGGAGTTCGTCCGGCGCATCGAACCGGGCGGCGTGCTGATCGCCTGCTCCGACGACCCTGGCGCGGCCGAGCTCGCCGACCGGGCAGCGGCTGCCGGGGTCCGGGTGCGGCGCTACGGGAAGTCGGCGACCGGCGACGGCGATGCGCTGCTGGTCGGGTACCGGCCCGAGCACGCCTCCGGAGTGGCCTGTGTGGAGCTCGGCGGCGACCGCGTCGACGTGCGGGTGTCGGTGCCGGGCGAGCACATGGCGGGCAACGCGGTCGCGGCGCTGCTCGCCGGGCTGGAACTCGGTGCGCCGCTCGGTGGTCTGCTCGACGGGCTCGCCGCGTTCGGCGGGGTCCGACGGCGGTTCGAGTTCAAGGGCCGCGCCGACGGCGTGCGGGTCTACGACGACTACGCCCACCACCCGACCGAGGTGGACGCGCAGCTGCGCGCGGTCCGGCCGGTGGTCGGCGACGGTCGGCTGATCGTGGTGTTCCAGCCGCACCTGTTCTCCCGCACGGCGGCGTTCGCCGGCGAGTTCGCGACCGCGCTCGGCCTGGCCGACGAGGTCGTCGTGCTGGACGTCTACGGCGCGCGCGAGGACCCGCAGCCCGGTGTCACCGGCGAGCTGATCGCCGGCGAAGTGCCGCTGCCGGCCGAGAACGTGCACTATGAGCCGTCGTTCACGGCGGCGGCGCCGCGGGTAGCGAGCCTGGCCCGGCCGGGTGACCTGGTGCTGACGATGGGGGCCGGGGACGTGACGATGCTCGGCCCGGAGATCCTCCGCGAGATCGACCCCGACGCAGGGGAGGAGTAA
- the murG gene encoding undecaprenyldiphospho-muramoylpentapeptide beta-N-acetylglucosaminyltransferase yields MDQGAVADPRGAAVGRRTLSVVVAGGGTAGHIEPALALADAVRRLRPDARVTALGTERGLENRLVPARGYPLELIPPVPMPRKASPELLKLPLKVRESVKRTRDVLDRVGANVVVGFGGYVSLPAYLAARGRVPIVVHEANARAGLANKVGAKFAARVLAATPDSGLAGARTIGIPLRESITRLDRWALRAQARQHFGLHPHAPTILVVGGSQGARTLNTAFSGAAEALGRAGIGVLHAHGPKNTIAVQQVPGAPAYTAVPYLERMDLAYAAADLVVCRSGAMTVAEVSAVGLPAVFVPLPHGNGEQALNAQPVVTAGGARLVADADLTAQRVIDEVLPLARDAQRLQEMSRATLGSGHREADQVLAQIVLEVAGQ; encoded by the coding sequence ATCGACCAGGGCGCCGTGGCCGACCCGCGGGGTGCCGCCGTGGGGCGGCGGACGCTGTCGGTGGTGGTCGCCGGTGGCGGCACCGCCGGGCACATCGAGCCCGCGCTGGCGCTGGCCGACGCGGTGCGTCGGCTGCGGCCCGACGCCCGGGTGACCGCTCTTGGCACCGAGCGGGGGCTGGAGAACCGGCTGGTGCCGGCCCGCGGCTACCCGCTGGAGCTCATCCCGCCGGTGCCGATGCCGCGCAAGGCCAGCCCGGAGCTGCTGAAGCTGCCGCTGAAGGTGCGGGAATCGGTGAAGCGGACCCGCGACGTGCTGGACCGCGTCGGCGCGAACGTGGTGGTCGGCTTCGGCGGCTACGTCTCGCTGCCCGCCTACCTGGCCGCGCGCGGCCGGGTGCCGATCGTGGTGCACGAGGCGAACGCGCGCGCCGGACTGGCGAACAAGGTGGGCGCGAAGTTCGCCGCACGCGTCTTGGCGGCCACCCCGGACAGCGGCCTGGCCGGGGCGCGGACCATCGGGATCCCGCTGCGCGAGTCGATTACCCGGTTGGACCGGTGGGCGCTGCGGGCGCAGGCCCGCCAGCACTTCGGGTTACACCCGCACGCCCCGACGATCCTGGTCGTCGGCGGTTCGCAGGGCGCGCGCACGCTGAACACCGCGTTCTCCGGTGCGGCGGAAGCGTTGGGACGCGCGGGAATCGGCGTGCTGCACGCGCACGGCCCGAAGAACACCATTGCGGTGCAACAGGTTCCCGGTGCGCCCGCCTACACGGCGGTGCCCTACCTGGAGCGGATGGACCTGGCGTACGCGGCGGCGGACCTGGTGGTGTGCCGCTCCGGCGCGATGACCGTCGCCGAGGTCTCGGCCGTCGGGCTGCCCGCGGTGTTCGTGCCGCTGCCGCACGGCAACGGCGAGCAGGCGCTCAACGCGCAGCCGGTGGTGACCGCCGGTGGTGCGCGGCTGGTGGCGGACGCGGACCTGACCGCGCAGCGGGTGATCGACGAGGTGCTGCCGCTGGCGCGCGACGCGCAACGGTTGCAAGAGATGAGCCGGGCGACGCTGGGCAGCGGCCACCGGGAGGCGGACCAGGTGCTGGCGCAGATTGTGCTGGAGGTGGCGGGTCAATGA
- a CDS encoding nitric oxide synthase oxygenase, which produces MRVVRRSSDRSARPVDVAEAEEFLRLFHAENRDCGSLQQRLDRMRYEIDTVGTYRHTPAELTFGAQVAWRNSARCIGRLYWRSLKVRDLRDVHTVSGVAAHCVQHLRMATNDGKIRPVISVFPPETPQCPAPRIWNEQLIRYAGYKHRDGTVLGDPRYVRFTEALTTFGWWPPAQRTSFDVLPLVVETAEEGPHMFALPAETIKEVPLSHPELPWFAELGLRWHAVPLISNMRLSIGGVSYPAAPFNGWYMGTEIGARNFGDSERYNLVPVVAKRLGLDISREDTLWRDRALVELNRAVLHSYREAGVTITDHHTESQRFLTHLAKEEAAGRKCPVDWSWIVPPMSGSQTPVFHRYYDEDPQRPDFLLDEDATRRALEGGPPRFA; this is translated from the coding sequence TTGCGCGTGGTGCGGCGGTCGTCCGATCGCTCCGCGCGGCCGGTGGACGTGGCGGAGGCCGAAGAGTTCTTGCGGCTGTTCCACGCGGAAAACCGCGACTGCGGGTCGTTGCAGCAGCGGCTGGACCGGATGCGCTACGAGATCGACACGGTCGGCACCTACCGGCACACGCCGGCGGAACTGACCTTCGGCGCGCAGGTGGCGTGGCGCAACAGCGCCCGCTGCATCGGCCGGTTGTACTGGCGGAGCCTGAAGGTACGCGACCTGCGGGACGTGCACACCGTCTCCGGCGTCGCGGCGCACTGCGTGCAACACCTGCGGATGGCCACCAACGACGGCAAGATCCGCCCGGTGATCAGCGTGTTCCCGCCGGAGACCCCGCAGTGCCCGGCACCGCGGATCTGGAACGAACAGCTCATCCGTTACGCCGGGTACAAGCACCGTGACGGCACGGTGCTCGGTGACCCTCGCTACGTGCGCTTCACCGAAGCGCTGACCACCTTCGGCTGGTGGCCGCCGGCCCAGCGCACCTCCTTCGACGTGCTCCCGCTGGTGGTGGAGACCGCCGAGGAGGGCCCGCACATGTTCGCCCTGCCGGCGGAGACGATCAAAGAGGTCCCGCTGAGCCACCCCGAGTTGCCCTGGTTCGCCGAGCTCGGGCTGCGCTGGCATGCGGTCCCGCTGATCAGCAACATGCGGCTTAGCATCGGCGGGGTGTCGTATCCGGCGGCGCCGTTCAACGGCTGGTACATGGGCACCGAGATCGGCGCCCGCAACTTCGGCGACTCCGAGCGCTACAACCTTGTCCCGGTGGTCGCCAAGCGGTTGGGCCTGGACATTTCGCGCGAGGACACCCTGTGGCGGGATCGCGCGCTGGTCGAGCTCAACCGGGCGGTGCTGCACTCCTACCGAGAGGCCGGGGTGACGATCACCGACCACCACACGGAGTCGCAGCGCTTCCTGACGCATCTGGCCAAGGAGGAGGCGGCGGGCCGCAAGTGCCCGGTGGACTGGTCCTGGATCGTGCCGCCGATGTCGGGCTCGCAGACCCCGGTCTTCCACCGCTACTACGACGAAGACCCGCAACGCCCGGACTTCCTCCTCGACGAGGACGCCACCCGCCGCGCCCTCGAAGGCGGCCCACCCCGTTTCGCCTAA